One window of the Lipingzhangella halophila genome contains the following:
- a CDS encoding tyrosine-type recombinase/integrase has translation MGSKEPKPRKPRGHAGQGTVYWDEAKGCYRGEISLGTTPSGKRRRPVAYGRTKDEVLDALRDLREEHETGIRPSPGYTVADTVNDWLKRGLKARSTATVTKYHSLAANNVIPQLGKAKLRELTADDVDDWLDERAEHLATASLKQCLDLLRRSITHAQRRNKVLRNVAELVKEVPEGRAGRPSKALNLEQARAILSTAQGRRLHAYLVLSLLTGVRTEEARELTWSHVHLDPPAGPPHVAVWHSVRKGGDTKTKKSRRTLALPPRVVAALRAHREAQEAEQEAAGKRWPDTDLVFRTRTGEKLDVNNVRRDFQAIVRAAGVEGSWTPRELRHSFVSLMSANGAHLEDIARLVGHSSTNTTELVYRKELHPVIMEGVDIMGDLFAE, from the coding sequence ATGGGGAGCAAGGAACCCAAACCGAGGAAACCCAGGGGCCATGCTGGGCAGGGCACGGTCTACTGGGATGAGGCGAAGGGGTGCTACCGGGGTGAGATCTCCCTTGGGACCACCCCGTCAGGCAAACGGCGCCGACCCGTGGCCTACGGCCGCACCAAGGACGAAGTTCTTGACGCTCTACGAGATCTGCGCGAAGAACACGAGACCGGAATCAGGCCGTCCCCCGGTTACACGGTTGCCGACACTGTGAACGACTGGCTCAAGCGCGGCCTCAAGGCGCGCAGCACGGCCACAGTCACCAAGTACCACTCGCTGGCCGCGAACAATGTCATTCCTCAACTGGGCAAAGCCAAGCTTCGGGAGCTGACCGCCGACGACGTGGACGACTGGTTGGACGAACGGGCCGAACACCTGGCAACGGCATCCCTTAAGCAGTGCCTGGACCTGCTACGCCGGTCGATCACCCACGCTCAGCGGCGCAACAAGGTCCTGCGCAATGTCGCTGAGCTGGTGAAGGAGGTTCCGGAAGGCCGTGCCGGACGCCCCAGCAAGGCTCTGAACCTGGAACAGGCCAGGGCGATCCTGTCGACCGCCCAGGGGCGCCGCCTGCACGCCTACCTCGTGTTGTCCTTGCTGACCGGCGTGCGCACCGAGGAAGCCCGCGAACTCACCTGGTCACACGTCCACCTCGACCCGCCCGCAGGCCCACCGCACGTGGCGGTCTGGCACTCCGTCCGCAAGGGAGGGGACACCAAGACGAAGAAGAGCCGCCGCACGCTTGCTCTCCCGCCGCGCGTGGTGGCCGCGCTCAGGGCCCATCGGGAAGCGCAGGAGGCCGAACAGGAGGCCGCCGGCAAGCGCTGGCCTGACACCGATCTCGTGTTCCGAACCCGGACCGGGGAGAAGCTGGACGTGAACAACGTGCGGCGCGACTTCCAGGCCATCGTGCGAGCCGCCGGGGTCGAAGGGTCGTGGACACCCCGGGAGCTGCGCCACAGCTTCGTGTCGCTCATGTCCGCCAACGGCGCGCACCTAGAAGACATCGCGCGGTTGGTCGGCCACAGCAGCACCAACACGACCGAACTCGTCTACCGCAAAGAGCTGCACCCGGTGATCATGGAGGGGGTCGACATCATGGGCGACCTGTTCGCCGAGTAG
- a CDS encoding DNA polymerase III subunit delta' yields the protein MSVFDDLVGQDTVIGQLRSAARAANAWLAGGTGEGMTHSWLFTGPPGSGRSEAARAFAAALQCPDGGCGHCDSCHQVLSGTHADVLFVRPSGLSFGIDRTRELVLQAASRPTGGRFRVVLFEDADRATEGASNALLKAVEEPSPRTVWLLCTPTAEDMLVTIRSRCRQVTLRTPTTRAIAEALERRDGVSSEVAAEAARASAGQLARARQLATDPETRERRAEVLSIPARLDSLGACVSAAARLYELAEAEAKLTTSTLDEQERDDLKAAFGEGGTGKGVAKAVRGAAGALKDLEQSQKRRATRIKRDTYDVALLDLAAFYRDVLAVQMGADVELATAEQQDDLRRVARAGPPESTLRRIDAIMECRERIAANVHPQIALEAMTSALYLG from the coding sequence ATGAGCGTCTTCGACGACCTGGTGGGCCAGGACACGGTGATCGGCCAACTGCGTTCGGCCGCGCGTGCGGCGAACGCGTGGTTGGCGGGCGGCACGGGGGAGGGGATGACGCACTCGTGGCTGTTCACCGGACCACCGGGCTCCGGCCGGTCGGAGGCCGCGCGCGCGTTCGCCGCCGCGTTGCAGTGCCCTGACGGTGGCTGCGGGCACTGCGACTCCTGCCACCAGGTGCTCAGCGGTACGCACGCCGACGTCCTGTTCGTCCGGCCCAGTGGACTCAGCTTCGGCATCGATCGCACCCGCGAGCTGGTGCTGCAGGCCGCCTCCCGCCCCACCGGAGGACGATTCCGTGTCGTGCTGTTCGAGGACGCCGACCGCGCGACGGAAGGTGCGTCGAACGCGCTGCTGAAGGCGGTCGAGGAGCCCTCCCCCCGCACGGTGTGGCTGCTGTGCACCCCCACGGCCGAGGACATGCTCGTCACCATCCGGTCCCGATGCCGCCAGGTCACCCTGCGCACCCCGACGACCCGGGCGATCGCCGAGGCGCTGGAGCGCCGCGACGGCGTCTCCTCCGAGGTCGCGGCCGAGGCGGCGCGCGCGTCGGCCGGCCAGCTCGCGCGGGCGCGGCAGCTCGCCACCGATCCCGAGACCCGCGAGCGGCGCGCGGAGGTGCTGTCGATCCCGGCGCGCCTCGACAGTCTCGGCGCCTGCGTCTCGGCCGCCGCCCGGCTGTACGAGCTCGCCGAGGCCGAGGCCAAGCTCACCACGAGCACGCTCGACGAACAGGAGCGCGACGACCTCAAGGCCGCGTTCGGCGAGGGAGGCACCGGTAAGGGCGTGGCCAAGGCCGTCCGAGGCGCCGCGGGGGCCCTGAAGGACCTGGAGCAGAGCCAGAAGCGCCGCGCCACCCGGATCAAGCGCGACACCTACGATGTCGCGCTGCTGGACCTCGCCGCGTTCTACCGCGACGTGCTCGCCGTTCAGATGGGCGCCGACGTGGAGCTGGCCACCGCGGAGCAGCAGGACGACCTGCGGCGGGTCGCCCGCGCGGGTCCCCCCGAGTCCACGCTGCGTCGCATCGACGCCATCATGGAGTGCCGCGAGCGCATCGCCGCCAACGTGCATCCCCAGATCGCTCTCGAAGCCATGACGTCCGCCCTGTACCTGGGTTGA
- a CDS encoding DNA primase family protein: MTLESDEVPAPSNPMAVARHLAPDWKDEHGRLLRRRWRGSWMYWDRTCWREMDEQQVRAELYCRLEHATYTGVNPKGEPEVREWAPTRTKLANLLDALGALMLVPTEVDPPAWLDTPDGEQEWSPIVACQNGLLRIRDRALLPLDPGFFNLVSVPYSYDPHASAPTWERFLHQLWPEDPESIAALQEWFGYVLSGRTDQQKILLAVGPTRSGKGTLARVLADLVGRSNMAGPTLAGLATNFGLSTLVGKPLAVISDARLSGRDNSQVVERLLTISGEDTIDIDRKYRQPWTGKLSTRLMVLSNELPNFGDSSGVIARRFIVLTMTTSWLGKEDTALTGKLAAEMPGILNWALDGLARLEQTGRITQPESSREAVTTMQDTASPVSAFVRECCQTGPNCQASVDEVWNAWRQWAEDSGIPTGTKQMLGRNLQSVLPQLRRGKPRADDGQRVVVYIGITLAKVAPQSSGSRTIEDHPR, translated from the coding sequence ATGACCCTCGAATCCGACGAGGTTCCGGCGCCGTCGAACCCGATGGCTGTTGCGCGGCACCTCGCCCCCGACTGGAAGGACGAGCACGGGCGCCTGCTGCGCCGCCGCTGGCGGGGATCGTGGATGTACTGGGACCGCACCTGCTGGCGCGAGATGGACGAACAGCAGGTCCGCGCAGAGCTGTACTGCAGGCTGGAGCACGCCACCTACACCGGAGTGAACCCTAAGGGCGAACCCGAAGTGCGCGAGTGGGCGCCGACGCGGACGAAGCTGGCCAACTTGCTCGATGCTCTGGGAGCGCTGATGCTGGTGCCGACCGAAGTTGACCCTCCTGCCTGGCTCGACACCCCGGACGGCGAGCAGGAGTGGAGCCCGATCGTGGCCTGCCAGAACGGGCTGCTGCGCATCCGGGACCGGGCCCTGCTGCCCCTGGACCCGGGATTCTTCAACCTTGTCTCCGTGCCCTACAGCTACGACCCGCACGCCAGCGCCCCCACCTGGGAACGCTTCCTGCACCAACTGTGGCCCGAAGACCCGGAGTCCATCGCCGCGCTGCAGGAGTGGTTCGGCTACGTGCTCTCGGGACGCACGGATCAGCAGAAGATCCTCCTCGCCGTGGGACCTACGCGCTCAGGCAAGGGCACACTGGCGCGGGTGCTGGCCGATCTGGTGGGCCGCAGCAACATGGCCGGGCCCACTCTCGCCGGACTCGCCACCAACTTCGGGCTCTCAACGCTGGTCGGCAAGCCCCTCGCGGTCATCTCCGACGCACGCCTGTCGGGAAGGGACAACAGCCAGGTCGTGGAACGGCTGCTGACCATTAGCGGTGAGGACACCATCGACATCGACCGCAAGTACCGCCAGCCCTGGACAGGGAAGCTCTCGACCCGACTGATGGTGCTGTCCAACGAGCTGCCCAACTTCGGTGATTCCTCCGGGGTCATCGCCCGCCGGTTCATCGTGCTCACCATGACCACCTCGTGGCTGGGTAAGGAGGACACCGCCCTCACAGGCAAGCTGGCTGCGGAGATGCCCGGCATCCTCAACTGGGCCCTCGATGGTCTGGCGAGACTGGAGCAGACCGGCCGGATAACCCAGCCGGAATCCTCCCGTGAGGCAGTCACCACCATGCAGGACACCGCCAGCCCGGTCTCGGCGTTCGTGCGCGAGTGCTGCCAGACCGGGCCCAACTGCCAGGCATCCGTGGACGAGGTGTGGAACGCATGGCGGCAGTGGGCCGAAGACTCCGGAATCCCGACCGGCACCAAACAAATGCTGGGGCGCAACCTTCAGTCCGTGTTGCCGCAGTTGCGGCGCGGCAAGCCACGCGCCGACGACGGGCAACGCGTCGTGGTCTACATCGGGATCACGCTCGCAAAAGTGGCCCCACAATCGTCTGGGTCGCGGACCATCGAGGACCACCCTCGATGA
- a CDS encoding alpha/beta hydrolase produces MSRTAWLSTGAALALLAVAGCTSVDRAGGDTAGEDALREFYQQEVTWQECGEGFECATYQVPLDYAEPDGERLDIAVRRLPAAAEDAVGSLVVNPGGPGGSGVDYVGAADQIVSEEVRERFDMVGFDPRGVGRSAPVECLDEDGLDDFFGAEVDTEDGDADMTEVTDSGLEELEELNQEFVEACERNSGELMMHLETANVARDMDVLRGVLGDDGLSYLGKSYGTAIGAHYADQFPDRVRALVLDGAVPPETDPLEMSVQQAGGFETALRAFMADCLGEENCPLGEPGDDVDDGVAELADLLADAARDPLDSTLDDGREVNRARAELGVTAAMYQEDLWPRLRTALADAFDGDGTGLLELGDRLYDRRPDGNYENMSAALISVNCSDYASPRDIESYEEASAEAAEESPLFGASFAWGALPCAYWPEEAVAEPAELTGEGADPVLVVGTTRDSATPYEWSEELAARLDSGVLLTRDGDGHTGYQRGNECVDAAVDAYLLETEVVEDGTVC; encoded by the coding sequence GTGAGTAGAACCGCATGGCTGAGCACCGGAGCCGCGCTGGCGTTGCTCGCGGTGGCCGGGTGCACCAGCGTGGACAGGGCCGGCGGCGACACCGCTGGTGAAGACGCGCTGCGGGAGTTCTACCAGCAGGAGGTTACCTGGCAGGAGTGTGGCGAGGGTTTCGAGTGCGCCACGTACCAGGTCCCGCTCGACTACGCGGAGCCCGACGGGGAGCGTCTGGACATCGCCGTGCGGCGGCTGCCGGCCGCCGCGGAAGACGCGGTGGGGTCGCTCGTGGTCAATCCCGGCGGGCCGGGCGGGTCCGGGGTCGACTACGTGGGCGCCGCCGATCAGATCGTCAGTGAGGAGGTGCGCGAGCGGTTCGACATGGTCGGGTTCGACCCGCGCGGTGTCGGGCGGAGCGCGCCGGTCGAGTGCCTGGACGAGGACGGGCTCGACGACTTCTTCGGCGCCGAGGTCGACACCGAGGACGGGGACGCCGACATGACCGAGGTGACCGACTCCGGGCTGGAGGAGCTGGAGGAGCTCAACCAGGAGTTCGTCGAGGCCTGCGAGCGGAACTCCGGCGAGCTGATGATGCACCTGGAGACCGCGAACGTCGCTCGCGACATGGACGTGCTCCGCGGTGTCCTCGGCGACGACGGCCTGAGCTACCTCGGTAAGTCCTACGGAACCGCCATCGGGGCCCATTACGCCGACCAGTTCCCCGATCGGGTGCGGGCGCTGGTGCTCGACGGCGCCGTCCCGCCCGAGACGGACCCGTTGGAGATGAGCGTGCAGCAGGCCGGCGGCTTCGAGACCGCGCTGCGCGCCTTCATGGCCGACTGCCTGGGGGAGGAGAACTGCCCCCTCGGCGAGCCCGGCGACGACGTGGACGACGGGGTGGCCGAGCTCGCCGACCTTCTCGCCGACGCCGCGCGCGATCCCCTGGACAGCACGCTGGACGACGGGCGCGAAGTGAACCGGGCCCGCGCGGAGCTGGGCGTGACCGCCGCGATGTACCAGGAGGACCTCTGGCCCCGGCTCCGGACCGCTCTGGCCGACGCGTTCGACGGGGACGGTACCGGGCTGCTGGAGCTCGGCGACCGGCTCTACGACCGGCGCCCCGACGGCAACTACGAGAACATGTCGGCCGCCCTCATTTCCGTGAACTGCTCCGACTACGCCAGCCCGCGCGACATCGAGAGCTACGAGGAGGCTTCCGCCGAGGCCGCCGAGGAGTCCCCACTCTTCGGGGCCTCGTTCGCCTGGGGCGCCCTTCCCTGCGCGTATTGGCCCGAGGAGGCCGTCGCGGAGCCCGCCGAGCTGACCGGGGAGGGGGCCGATCCGGTGCTGGTGGTCGGCACCACACGCGACTCGGCGACCCCGTACGAGTGGTCGGAGGAGCTGGCGGCGCGGCTCGACTCCGGCGTGCTGCTCACCCGCGACGGCGACGGGCACACCGGCTACCAGAGGGGCAACGAGTGCGTTGACGCGGCGGTGGACGCGTACCTGCTGGAGACGGAGGTTGTCGAGGACGGCACCGTGTGCTGA
- a CDS encoding FtsK/SpoIIIE domain-containing protein, with the protein MPNAEAERYDQERDDTSEAEVIAFPGGHRAAGTTVTEVPTTETAPDEVVQGEITDARPRPSVALRPEFSGSARVLGQRAAQVARRPDRLAGVVLRHELVYGGIGAARATGAAWRWVTARELDQQLATNPKLVLDTRRARRMWAAGVGGATAAAGAASWVLLSPAVPILVLLLVLAVTGADERRRRALGAAEAGHQTLGANPSGKEVKKALVSAKLAKSIDDLRIVGPVTRTDGAWEANVELPPGTTFKHATKRRGELAGAMGVDEVQVALDPVKGHHGRVKLWVADEDPMQGERIVNPLTLTRDGRVDIWRDKLFAGRDPRGREVAFSMVERSYLIGGEPGGGKSVASNNVLGFFFLDPRVQVYLADGKFGFDLMAWEPLAAGVLTDRRQDAMLAYLEHIQTEMDRRYALLRKLGVPKITEQIAKKHNLHPIVLHIDEVQYWTAGADKKTNDAIMILIADIVGRGRAAGIITGVITQRPAAEVVPTRLRDILSIRWALRCTTPMASDTILGSGWAGRGYSAALFEPDQRGAGYVLAEGGTPTQTRAAFIDPERGELQQLADRAHSLREEAGTLPKTADRPEVRLLSALLEAMGDTPKGAHTADLLPALAKVSSEYADWDAGRLSTTLRPLGVTPVQLDIDGRNRNGYRRSDIQAALERA; encoded by the coding sequence ATGCCCAACGCAGAAGCCGAGCGCTACGACCAGGAGCGCGACGATACGAGCGAGGCTGAGGTGATCGCGTTCCCTGGCGGTCACCGAGCCGCGGGGACGACGGTGACCGAGGTCCCCACCACTGAGACCGCACCGGATGAGGTGGTCCAGGGCGAGATCACCGATGCCCGGCCGCGTCCCTCGGTGGCGTTGCGTCCGGAGTTCTCCGGGTCCGCCCGTGTGCTGGGGCAGCGGGCCGCGCAGGTGGCCCGGCGTCCGGATCGCCTGGCCGGCGTTGTGTTGCGCCACGAGCTGGTCTATGGCGGGATCGGCGCCGCCCGCGCCACCGGGGCCGCATGGCGCTGGGTGACCGCCCGCGAGCTGGACCAGCAGCTCGCCACGAACCCGAAGCTCGTGCTGGACACCCGCAGGGCACGCCGGATGTGGGCGGCCGGTGTGGGCGGGGCCACGGCGGCCGCGGGTGCGGCGTCGTGGGTGCTGCTCTCCCCGGCCGTGCCGATCCTGGTGCTGCTGCTGGTGCTGGCGGTGACCGGGGCCGACGAGCGCCGCCGGCGCGCCCTGGGAGCCGCCGAGGCCGGCCACCAGACGCTGGGGGCCAACCCGTCCGGTAAGGAGGTCAAGAAGGCCCTGGTCTCCGCCAAGCTCGCCAAGAGCATTGACGACCTGCGCATCGTCGGCCCGGTCACCCGCACCGATGGCGCGTGGGAGGCCAACGTCGAACTGCCGCCGGGCACCACCTTCAAGCACGCCACCAAGCGCCGCGGGGAGCTGGCCGGCGCCATGGGCGTGGACGAAGTCCAGGTCGCCCTGGACCCGGTGAAGGGCCACCACGGTCGGGTCAAGCTGTGGGTGGCCGACGAGGACCCGATGCAGGGCGAGCGCATCGTCAACCCGCTCACCCTGACCCGCGACGGACGCGTCGACATCTGGCGCGACAAGCTCTTCGCCGGGCGCGACCCGCGTGGCCGCGAAGTCGCCTTCTCCATGGTCGAACGGTCCTACCTGATCGGCGGCGAACCCGGCGGCGGCAAGTCCGTGGCCTCCAACAACGTGCTGGGGTTCTTCTTCCTCGACCCCCGGGTGCAGGTGTACCTGGCCGATGGCAAGTTCGGCTTCGATCTCATGGCGTGGGAACCCCTGGCCGCTGGGGTGCTCACCGACCGCCGCCAGGACGCCATGCTCGCCTACCTGGAGCACATCCAGACCGAGATGGACCGCCGCTATGCGCTGCTGCGCAAGCTGGGCGTCCCCAAGATCACCGAACAGATCGCCAAGAAGCACAACCTGCACCCGATCGTCCTGCACATCGATGAGGTGCAGTACTGGACCGCCGGGGCGGACAAGAAGACCAACGACGCGATCATGATCCTCATCGCCGACATCGTCGGCCGGGGACGCGCCGCCGGCATCATCACCGGCGTCATCACCCAGCGCCCGGCCGCCGAGGTCGTGCCCACCCGGCTACGCGACATCCTGAGCATCCGGTGGGCGCTGCGCTGCACCACCCCGATGGCATCCGACACCATCCTGGGCTCGGGATGGGCCGGGCGTGGTTACAGCGCCGCGCTGTTCGAGCCCGACCAGCGCGGCGCTGGATACGTCCTGGCCGAAGGTGGCACGCCTACCCAGACACGGGCGGCGTTCATCGACCCCGAGCGCGGCGAGCTCCAGCAGCTCGCCGACCGCGCCCACTCCCTGCGTGAAGAGGCCGGGACCCTGCCCAAAACCGCCGACCGGCCCGAGGTGCGGCTGCTCAGCGCGCTACTGGAAGCCATGGGCGACACCCCCAAGGGTGCCCACACTGCCGACCTGCTGCCCGCCCTGGCCAAGGTCTCCAGCGAGTACGCCGACTGGGACGCAGGCCGGCTGTCGACCACGCTGCGGCCACTGGGAGTCACCCCGGTCCAGCTCGACATCGACGGCCGCAACCGCAACGGCTACCGCCGCTCAGACATCCAGGCCGCCCTGGAACGGGCCTGA
- a CDS encoding RRQRL motif-containing zinc-binding protein, with amino-acid sequence MSPARFLDPTGQRYGIPTYPWGWAFTFDADLATRTQLAALGLRPNGQEAAAQLMWRSRRAGHSGVRTALLYRISRAKPKRPMTPGRERAVALALRARRTCPTCGLVFNYCIPTSLGQCPNCAYGLTPETWELEVAA; translated from the coding sequence GTGAGCCCCGCACGGTTCCTCGACCCCACCGGCCAGCGCTACGGCATCCCCACCTACCCCTGGGGATGGGCCTTCACCTTCGATGCGGACCTGGCCACCCGAACCCAGCTTGCCGCGCTCGGGTTGCGCCCCAATGGCCAGGAAGCGGCCGCGCAACTGATGTGGCGCTCCCGCCGGGCCGGCCACAGCGGAGTGCGCACCGCGCTGCTGTACCGGATCAGCCGGGCCAAGCCCAAGCGGCCAATGACCCCCGGGCGTGAGCGCGCGGTGGCGTTGGCGCTGCGAGCACGGCGCACCTGCCCCACCTGTGGGCTGGTGTTCAACTACTGCATCCCTACCTCGCTGGGGCAGTGCCCCAACTGCGCCTACGGGCTCACCCCCGAAACCTGGGAACTGGAGGTGGCCGCGTGA
- a CDS encoding bifunctional DNA primase/polymerase produces the protein MTLAAVPDPPNNALDHDAGVSTDVLSTALTLASSGVPVLPLRAGKTPLGNCPTCKETACGGRPHMKSAGTCQCPAPCHGWAAATTNPTVITSPAWAAAWHQAVAVAYHPGGAALTVVDLDNTDAIAWAQGVLPPTQTVATTRGQHWIYRGAMRSANAVRPGVDIKSRMSYVRWRGHGTGTPVDLPHTVRELAGGEEATSLGRSAGVVSLDEPHRTWDRTVATGCRHTDRYVRTGLDRGLAMVRERTHHGAASQAFGVARFLAGLHVRCPGPCGLDRVGAEIVTAAVSVGVPEAYARRAVTNGLHTGGKPTA, from the coding sequence ATGACACTCGCGGCCGTGCCCGACCCACCCAACAACGCCCTCGACCACGACGCGGGCGTGAGCACCGATGTGTTGAGCACAGCGTTGACCTTGGCCAGTTCGGGGGTGCCCGTGCTGCCGCTGCGAGCGGGCAAGACCCCGCTCGGGAACTGCCCGACCTGCAAGGAGACCGCGTGCGGGGGGCGCCCCCACATGAAGAGCGCGGGCACCTGCCAATGTCCCGCACCCTGCCACGGGTGGGCCGCTGCGACCACCAACCCCACCGTGATCACCTCCCCCGCCTGGGCTGCGGCGTGGCACCAGGCGGTGGCCGTGGCCTACCACCCCGGCGGGGCTGCCCTGACTGTCGTGGACCTCGACAATACCGACGCCATCGCCTGGGCGCAGGGCGTCCTGCCTCCAACCCAGACGGTGGCGACCACCCGTGGACAGCACTGGATCTACCGCGGCGCCATGCGTTCAGCCAACGCGGTCCGGCCCGGTGTGGACATCAAGTCGCGCATGTCCTATGTCCGCTGGCGCGGACACGGCACCGGAACCCCGGTAGACCTGCCGCACACCGTCCGGGAGTTGGCGGGGGGAGAAGAAGCCACCTCGCTGGGGCGTAGCGCCGGGGTGGTTTCTTTGGACGAGCCCCACCGCACCTGGGACCGGACGGTGGCCACCGGCTGCCGCCACACCGACCGCTACGTACGCACGGGGCTCGACCGGGGACTGGCCATGGTGCGTGAGCGCACCCACCACGGCGCCGCATCACAGGCATTCGGGGTCGCCCGGTTCCTCGCAGGCCTGCACGTCCGCTGCCCCGGGCCCTGTGGCCTGGACCGCGTCGGCGCCGAGATCGTCACGGCCGCCGTCTCGGTCGGCGTCCCCGAGGCATACGCCCGCCGCGCCGTCACCAATGGCCTGCACACCGGAGGGAAGCCCACCGCATGA
- a CDS encoding WhiB family transcriptional regulator gives MRADPNELSTDQLYVSIVSADPPCRADPELFFEPDQRESKAQRALREQSAAALCLECPVYWLCLAYAVRTRPEHGIYAGYTPDEIQVFAKVYGPAA, from the coding sequence GTGAGAGCGGACCCGAACGAGCTGAGTACTGATCAGCTCTACGTCAGCATCGTGAGCGCTGATCCACCGTGCCGCGCCGATCCGGAACTGTTCTTCGAACCGGACCAGCGGGAGTCCAAGGCCCAACGGGCGCTGCGTGAACAGTCGGCCGCGGCCCTGTGTCTGGAGTGCCCGGTCTATTGGCTGTGCCTGGCCTACGCGGTGCGCACCCGCCCCGAGCACGGGATCTACGCCGGATACACCCCCGACGAAATCCAGGTGTTCGCCAAGGTGTACGGCCCCGCTGCCTGA
- a CDS encoding NUDIX hydrolase — protein MPSRCCGTSVGVIVTDDQGRMLMIERGWYPLGIAPVAGHVTDAHDDPAAALAAEVAEETGLVVTHHEMVWEGWLPNLCASPPAPIPGHHWSLATATVTGTLAPDPIETKGAAWYSEEEIHALAVRTISYARGQITDEGFAAEPGLEPVWLELLHTAGVVYVVDLQRVLLRRLYTTPPESYWMGDRLVSAAQVATRRV, from the coding sequence ATGCCTTCTCGCTGCTGTGGCACCTCGGTCGGCGTCATCGTCACCGATGACCAGGGGCGCATGCTGATGATCGAGCGCGGCTGGTACCCGCTCGGGATCGCCCCGGTCGCCGGCCACGTCACCGATGCCCACGACGACCCCGCGGCAGCTCTGGCCGCCGAGGTCGCCGAGGAGACCGGCCTGGTCGTCACCCACCACGAGATGGTGTGGGAGGGGTGGCTGCCCAACCTGTGCGCCTCCCCGCCGGCCCCTATCCCCGGTCACCACTGGTCGTTGGCCACGGCGACAGTGACGGGCACCCTGGCCCCCGATCCGATCGAGACCAAGGGCGCGGCCTGGTACTCCGAAGAGGAGATCCACGCCCTGGCGGTGCGCACCATCTCCTACGCCCGCGGCCAGATCACCGACGAGGGGTTCGCCGCCGAGCCGGGCCTGGAACCGGTGTGGCTCGAGCTGCTGCACACCGCGGGCGTCGTCTACGTGGTCGATCTACAGCGGGTGCTCCTGCGCCGCCTCTACACCACCCCACCCGAGTCCTACTGGATGGGCGACCGCCTCGTGTCCGCCGCCCAGGTCGCCACCCGGCGCGTGTGA
- a CDS encoding helix-turn-helix domain-containing protein, which translates to MTVQDLPKRLFTLTEAAHVLSMGRTRLFAEIRTGRLATVGTGKNRRVTADAIDAYINLLKTEVDAA; encoded by the coding sequence ATGACGGTTCAGGATCTGCCTAAGCGGCTGTTCACCCTCACCGAGGCCGCGCACGTGCTGTCAATGGGACGGACCCGCCTGTTCGCCGAGATCCGCACCGGACGCCTCGCCACCGTCGGTACCGGCAAGAACCGGCGCGTGACCGCAGACGCCATCGACGCCTATATCAACCTGCTCAAGACCGAAGTCGACGCCGCCTGA